One Antedon mediterranea chromosome 1, ecAntMedi1.1, whole genome shotgun sequence genomic window, TAATTTGTAGGTCATTTGTTGCCTTCAAAATGCCCCCAcacaaagaaagaaaaaaaacatggattaaataatatcatttatttcaatatctcttaaatgttacaaaataaaagtacctttacaaaataaaataataatttaataataactaaacatCAAGATGTTTAGAGTACAGTGCAATATGACGTTCTTATGGAATAATGATTCGATCGTATCGTTACGATTCCCAAAAGCATTTATTTATATCAGTTTCAACAGATACACATTCCATTTTAAGAGATGTTAAAAACTACCGTACCATTACTAATAGCCACTtaaaattagtaggcctactctattcCTTATTACTCGCTACATTAAACTgctcttttatatttttaattaattatttaaaataattttagtttaattaaaaCACTGGCCATTATAGACAAAACTAgcaaaatttaaatattgcaCCGGACGTATTGGCTGTTATAGAATGAAACCGAAGATTGCAACCTTGTGAAATACAGTAGATATTCTGATTGCTCTAGAAATATACATCGTAACGAAACAACTGCGCATGCCTACAAACAAAATGCCATAGCTTGTGTTGTGTAAAAGGTGCTGACATgtatcaaaatgtttaaattaggcctataccaaatacaatagtataattaagaaatcattgtttataaataatgcaTCGgtaaattttttaaagaaataaatacataatgATTCAGTCATTAAAATCCTTTTTTCTTGATCTTTATTTTGTGTTATCTGCTTTGCTTAACAAATCAGTAAGTTTCCATTGTACAAATCCGATTGGCATCCGTCACTGGTCCTGATTTTCCATACTTCTGAAGATCTAGAACTTACAACGTTCCAGAACGAACGGCGAAAACATCAAAGTTTGTTAAAATAGGTCTATAATTTAAAGATCAAGGCTTATCGCCAATCCTCTTTCGAAATACCATTGATGGCAAAAATGCAAGAGATTGGACAACGTGACAGTGTTGTGACGTCACTAAAGTGTTCTTGGATCGACATCATGATTTGACTACGTCTCTCAGGACATCAATATACACCAACCTTAACCATTAAAACGGCAGAAGAGATTCGTCTCAGGCTTTAATGGCAGGACTGACGTCAGCAAAGTAGGAGTGCTGGAGACCGTCTTCTGCAGACATCCGTAAAGACGGGTTGCAGATTAGAAGATGCTATCAGAAGTAACAAGTATTTCATTAATGAGGTCATTAAGGAGGAAGCAAACCACGTGACAAAAGATGTTATAGATTGAAgattaatcataattaatacAAAGTTCTCTAAAACGTCAATGTTCCTCgaaaggtttttttttcttcttttctttctttttttaaaattatccataaaaaacaaacaaaacaataacaatattgtaaatgaatTTAAATACGTGTGGCAATATATCAACATAGACTAAgaggaaacaaaaaaaaaatatatatatatatataaacacaacaggcaaagaaatGTATATTTAAGCATGCAATAAATAATCAGTGAATTAAGCCTTAAATAAAGTTCTATATAAATGGGTTCTAATTGGAATAGTTAAAACTTAATACCTAGTtacgtcatgttaattcattcattcattgtgTTTTGCGGATTTTTGTACAGAACCAATAGGAAGGTCATAGTTCGCCACAAACCGAACCCTATTCTGTTTTGTGCTTTTGTTATTCTATTTAACAAGGTTAAAATATtgtctaaatatattttttgataGAGACATCAACACCATATTTTACAATGTACTggataaaaatacaaaatgagtgacgtattataataatataaaactctgtctacatcaaactttatgtgacaacaaaatatcagtaccatattttggcatatcactaccatatttgggcacatcacactttttttgtcaaacaaaatgtttaatcaaataaaattagaATATAAACAAATGCGTCAAGTAAAATGTGcaaatttggtttaatttaaGAAATCCACAGCCTTTGGGCAAGTCGTAGTTCATCATTACTGGAGGAGTATTATGATGTTGCCGTAAAGGTCAATGGCGGAAAGTGCCAAACCCACAGAAATGTCAAACTATCAGCTTTAGGCCTATTGGTTACTAATAAGATAAAGAGGCGTAAGTTTTATTATAAAACTATTATAATAATCAACTTATGGTTACGTAGTCCGGGGTGGATGACGTGCCGTACGTGACATGTAACTAAGTAAAGTAGTCTAATACGCGATGACCTAATATAAAAATGGGATAATAAATGAAAGGTATATTGGTTTTAAAGGCTTAAAGTGAGCGGGatgcgatatttcttttcgtacataagttgaggagagattatttagagggttaggtttagttatatttaggaagtagttcggctatctttcacacaaggggtccccaacttacgTACGAAAAACAATCGTGAGCGGGATACTATAATGCACCGTTTTGACATGTGTGTGCCCATGCTTTCAAAATGTGCGGTAATTTAAATCATAATAGTATACACGGAATTATACATCCGTTTACGGTGTTGCGGCAGTCTTTTCCGTTTGGTTCAGCCATGCATGCAGATGTACCGTggacaacaacaaaattgatgAATAGTAACCAATTAACGAAATTTGCATAGggtaggtcataggtcatagcTATTGAAAAAGGAGCATATAGACGGTAAATTAAACTATCAATTTCGTTTGGAATCGAATCAAAATGCATCTTTCAAGACCAGGAGGTACAAATGTCTAGGGCAGCCTTGGGCACAGTCATGCTTACTTCGCTGGGTAAAAAGTCAGTAACCTAACCACCAAAAGTTACCGACAATTTGACCATAAAAACTAACTGATCCGGGTAAAAAAATCTCAAATAACCGTGATTTTATAAAATAGCAAGGTTAAAAAATGCATGTACTTAATGAGTTTAAAACTTTCCACCATGTCTCACTACTTAACAGTGGCTCAATGGTCCTTTGTATAATTAAGTACCTGGAAATATGTCTGTGTATTCATAAAAACAATGACGTCACTCAAGTAAAGTATTTGTTTACAAGTCCGGGAATTTTCCATCAGACAAATTGGCAAAAGCTAGTATTTCGAGGATTTGTTTCAATTGTAATTCGTCCAACCATGCATGTCAGCATACAAATACATCGTACAGTATTTGAATCATTTCAATTGAAAGCTCCGTGGTAGTGAGGAAGTAGAAGAAAGCTAAAAGTGTCatcatttgcagacgttttgtTGACAGAATCAGCCCAACGACATACACGTACTATACACACGAGTGTCAATATTGTTCATTGGTTAACCGGTGGTACAACAACAAGACATTTTACAGGTGTCAGTAGCGTACCTCCATTCATACGTAACTATCAGAAACAATACTGCTAGAATAGTTCATCTTTGCGACGTCATAACAGAGCATCAGCATGTCATCCCACGGACTGTACATGGTGGTTACCAGGCTTAATCCAGAGGAACAAGCAAGATTTTTTAACCAGCATTCGTTTTGTTGGCTTTATGCATTTGAGGTAACATTTAAAGTTAGAACACTTATTTAATTCTGGTCTTTTGTGGACTCATTCTATTTCTAAAACACTATTTTCTTCAGTTCTTTCAAAACGTTCTCCATATTTCGACAATCTCCACAACTTGATTCTACTTTTTGTTGGCTTTATGCATTTGAGGTAACATTTACAGTAAAACACTTCTTTAATTCTTGTCTTTTGTGGACTCATTCTATTTCTAAAACACTATTTTGTTCAGTTTCTTCCAAACGTTTTTCTTATTTCAACAATTTCCACAACTTGATTCTACTTCTATTTAAGGATGGTTTTTTAAGGTGTTGGTTGTGATGTGTTCTTTTGAGTGTTGCACTTTCTTTCGATCACGTTTATCAATGTTTCACACCGAGTCACCAAATCACGTCACAGTATTTAATTTGTCATCCACTTTTACTGCGGATAACCATTGTGATTGTCaagtttctttattttttttttcttcaaaagatgctattctttctttatttcaagATTGTTGTGCAAAGCATTTCACCAAATCTTGAAAACTAACCATTTTGTAAATTTGAAAGCATTTTTTCACCTGAACTTGTCCAATCTTTGGAAACATCGGATTTACGTAGCATTAACTTACATGAAATTCTGTAATTGATCATAAACTAAAAGTCAAAAGACAGTTTttattgaaacttaacaaaagtataattttttttttttcttgagtAACGGAacgttagttagttagtaagcatacaatgttttaaaaagaaCCTATTGTTTTCTCTTTGAGCAGTATACTGTAACCACTACTATTACTAATTAGTGAATTCATGGAAAAAACTCTATTTTCCACAGATTATAAGAATGACCTTTCACACTACTATGGTCAAGTTTCTTTCTTTTACAGTATAAACAAGTTTTAATTGTACAATATGGTTTAAACATGACCtttttcaaacttttttttttataaacatttattgattttttttaaaaatatttctaaaaaacctttgaaaattccatttttattaaagattgttttactttttcaaTCTTATTAAGAAccagcaaaaaaaaattgactaCATAGTCACAGTATGACATAGTAAAGAAAATTGAACTGAAATGTCTTCCTCAATGTTGTTACTAAGCAGTAATTCACTTTCTACTATCATTTCTCACATCACGTTGTTGAAGTCAAGCTGTTCTCATTTTTGTCACTTGTTTCATCGTACATATGAATGGCATTCAACGACCCGTCAGGGTTTGCGATGAATCTTCTTTAAAACTATTTATGATTATAGGTACCTTGATGATTGGCATGACCTTTGAACTTCTCATCAATGGGATTAGCCTACTGGTGAATCGACGGTGTTCTCGTTACCTTCAAAGCTAACCTCTTCTCTGGAGCTGCAAGTACAGTATGTCTATTGAGTAGTACACTGATTCCATGATGTAATGGGCCTAGAATGCCATCAAGGGAGCGTACCTGATTACTTTTAAAGCTTTACTGAATCCCAATGGatttataaatagaatatttacaaggACCAAATGTTTATTACACAACTATATTACtactttttttgtttagtacaaTGCATTTTGTCACTTCCATGCCATAAAtacatcaataaaatatttaattctaCTACACAGATTAAACAAAAATGAACAACTTTTaatcttgtttatttcatacacatccaacagccagtaacttgccaattacaggatggataaaataAAAGTGCTTATATCAAAGGAAATCTATTTGAGGCTTGGGGAGTGGTTTAGAAAGGGTTGGGAGTTGCAAACCCAGGCCCTATGTAAATATTGCAACTTGGGATTGGGAGGAAAGCTTATTAAACTACCAAGTTACAACTCCACTACATAAattattgatacagtatttgctataataaaataacaatgtataTCTTCCACTTTTAGGCCTTGAAGGACTACATTGAACTGAAATGGAAAGGACTGCAGGTAGAGTCGGTATCCGATGATGAATTTGAAgtcattgaaattttaaaaagagaaaataaaaagataataacAGAACTAACGATCGAAGAGGCAGAGAAGCTACGCCAGAAATGGATTCACGTTGGGTACGGAAAATCGGTCGGAGTCGGAGGTTAAAACTGAAATGCAATGGGAAATCAAATGGCTACTACTGCAGTAAATTGCAGTAAATCATTTGTTGTTGATATGATTTGTATAAAGTGTATATATGTATTGTGTTCATATTTGTATCCGATGTCAAATAATAGTATGCCACTTTCAGGAAGAGAGCTGTGCATGGTATTGAATTCTGGAAGGTTGGGCCTAGGCATTGTTAAAGCCCAGCTACTAGGTCAATACACTATATAATTGATAGCAGATAAAGGCAACGAAATGGAACAGTCTTTGTGAAATCACCTGCATcatatataattacatacacAACAGATTTGTATGGAAATCAATGAGATGTGTCTGTCAtggaaaaaaaagattaaaatcaTTCAAAGATGGATTGCAACCACACAATACTTGAATGTTGATAACTCAAAATGCAGACATACATTTACAAAACAATTTTCTAAACCTACGTCATGTAAATAAATTCACGATAACAAGGTGTCTGTGCTTTTAATAAATACACCTAGACAATTAAAGACCTCCCTAATTCAGTGTACAGTATGCAAAACAGTATAATACATGTGTAGAGAAAGGCTAAATTTAGTATGGTAGGAGGTTCTTATATGAATTTGGGGGTACAAGTCACAGACACTTTAGCAATATAGTAGTAATGTCTATATGTATTATGTAGAGCAGAATACAACAACTTTTGTATTGTAGTGCAGTTAATATTAAATAGCTGTAGTGTACTGCTGTATTATTTtctataacaatattattttaaggcTTCCGTCAATCTTTACTTCTCTTTAATAAGACATAATAATTGCACTGTGTAAAAGGAAAGCAGAATTcaatgcaacaacaaaaaatgtcgTCAAGTTAAAATCTTTTACAGTATTGGATTTTTGTTGTTGTGTAAATCATTCGGTTTTcatgatatacaaataaatcattaaagGTGTTCACATAGGTAGCCTGGAGCTATACATAAGAATACACCTGTATAGGATGTAACCTCCCACTCGTTATATCACGCAAAATAAATCATGTAAAGAAATTTCAATAAACTAAATTCTATGCAAAACttgaaaaatgtgtttttcttattttcaaATATCGTGAACGAcggaaataaaacaaattcaaaatgtcaTGGTCACCGCATTCTCAACCTTTCTGATCTAAAACTCTGTGTAGAcagacaaactagtttgacaaaaatagtgtgatttgcttaaatatggtaatgataagAAATTATCGCACatcccattttttgtcacaaagtttgatagtgaagacagagctttacacaaacatgtatacaaataactacttaaaatggacctgaaatggattttcgatttttttcattatagaatgatgttttgggggctattaggtattgctagaatgtatattgttaccaAATAAATTGgtccttttggggaaagccccatttgaaaatcaaaaaaattcgcgggtgacgtcactttgcgaatatattcctatccctccaatggacaatttgcagttttttggctataactcttgaaatctatggagtattttctaaaaaatgcttgtgcatttgcagaaacgtatttagaattattttagataaaattattaccgtataaacggttattcatcgagtaaatgacgatttaaaatcttaaaatcaacgttTTTTTTCTGGaaataccgaagttggcctggcaacgttgtccgggatacagctccgtgcgcaatgatgcgtatccatattttccgtttgtgtattttgtatatcgttcgtaatttatactgctaaaatgtgttagtttctttagtttttagtttagcagaattaaattagtaatatgagatgacaatttatttgtcacgaatcaggcagttcgaaaacgaattttattcatattttactttagcttgacaatgagcgcagcaagttgttgatatcgctttggtccttggatgcacatgaaacggagcctcgccgcatgatgtgggtggtggatcgactccgcgcgctagattgggggcctaggcctagtaaaggtttgggaggtaggccttctaaatttgggttttagaacaaacaaagtacattttagggacctatatttcaacaacattagatattgaataaattagtattagtgtcaacgcttcgcgtatctttccaggccgtcgatcattcactgactatcgggcggcatacacgctctcgatatcatcgtcgtgtatatgtgacgtcgtgaatatagaggcttccgacggccgttgaaatagaatattgcaatggcgtgagtaattttcgctaatttaccatggtatcttaaaatttcgtttttactcaaaatactatacattttgtttttatttgtatgggtttgtgttaatttgatacatttaaataacatgtgtgaatttcttgaaaatcgaaagtccatttcaggtccattttaaaaccttacctGCAGTATTTATCCCCTAACAAAAAAGCCCTGAAATTCTATCTGAACAAGCGTTCTTAACTTTATTTCTGTCTGTTGTCTATTAACTTAAGCGAAGAAATAAAATGggacacaaaaaaaaaacttacttgTAGAAGGTCACGACCTTTTGAGCTGATGTTGGGAACAATACTTGACAGTGACATTGACATTGGATATATTGGGAAGGGCtgaaattataacaaatatatatataatgcatttGTTTCAATGTGAAATGCACACTATTTTGTTATAGCACCTTTAAGTGCAGGTTACGTTTCTGAATGAATGCGCTGCTTGCACAgcatttattgtcaaatatataaaaatatttaaaactttgTACACAGACAACGCTCTTAACAAAGtataaaaaacacaataatCTGGTCACAGGGCTTTTCATTATGTTTAAGTTTTATGTTGCAGGTATTATTAAATGCACTACACTAAGGTACAACAATAGTGCATAATCTTGCTCATTagactgtctacactatcaaattgtatgtgacaaaaaaatgtgaggTGCTCACATATCACCACCACATTTGggcactagtttgatagtgtagacagagcgttatACCTTGTAATCTGGATGTTTAGAGACGCCTGGCCATGTCTCTTCTGTAGGTGTTCCCAGAAGTTTAAATATACGTTTCAGTTGATCCTCAACATCATTCCCCGGAAATAGTGGTCGTCCCGCATTACCCATCTCtataatgattaattaatgattaaacCAATAATAACGCACAGTTAATggcaaaaacaattatacaatatattacaaatttaaaatagtaGGGGATTCTGAtggtaatttatatttaaaaaaaataaaaatgttcatttgaatattaaaatttaaaagaatgtaGAAAGAAGGCACTGTTCATATTTGAAATAactattactgtacagtactttattCATTTTACTGTGAATGTACAGTTTTTTCTGTAATTtctaacatactgtactataaatatattgtgttaatgTATGATGTTTGTTATGAATAATATTCcctcattttatgaatatttgaggaACTCCATTCATAGTTTTAAGAAGAGAATGCATGACAGTCGTAATAGTCTGATTACAACCATAGTTAATGTATTTCCACAATCCAAACTGCATCTGTGTTGgtgcatagagatattatagttcactataatatctctatggttggtgcaaattgatattttatgaTAATTTAGGTTGTTTTTGAGGAAGATGCTATTGTTAATTTCCTTGTGAcattttctctttttgttttgtactatccaaaataaaggaaatgaatgaatgagtaTACACTATACTGTAGCTAtaaggctctgtctacgctatcaaactagtttgacaaaaaaagtgtgatgggcccaaatatggtagttatatacccaaatatagtagtgctatgacatcatccatgacatgtccatatatgggcacatcacacttttttgccacataacgtttgatagtgcagacagagctaaAATAGAATCCATCGAAACTGTGcaattatcttttaaaaattatacacatttttacaaCCTGCGAATATACATCCAGCGGACCACATATCAATTGATGTTGTGTAAACTTTAGCACCAAAAAGAACATCAGGAGGACGGTACCAGAGGGTGACAACTTCAGCTGAGTAGCACCTGACAGGTATACCAAACGCACGAGCAAGACCAAAATCTGCAAGCTTTAGGTCTccattctgaaaaaaaaattatttggaCCACCTGTACTGTTACAGCACTCTAGTATGTATTAAACACTGTAACTGGCTTGAAAGAAATATCTGAAAATTAGGTATCctcaaaacaatatttttaactttcttaaaattaatttaatttatacagtattattagaaAAGGCAAAACAGAATGGGTTTTGTACCATCATTAATTGATTTTGTGTTTTGCTGATGGGTGCATTGTGGATTCCAAACATCCTTCTTAGTATGCCTTCCTTTCCTCCTATCAGCACATCACTCAagctattttatatttaattttgtttttatttatttttctgctGTATATATTGTATTCTCTGGaggaaataaatataacaaaaaaataaataaataaaaacaatagaaatgatatttaaacatttttgtaatactaatatatttactgtattaataagtAGATTCTGTGGTTTGAGGTCACGATGCAAGACGTTGTTGCTATGGCAAAATGCTAAACCCCGTAGCAACTGATACATGAATGCTTTGACAACATCCTGGTCTATTTCTCCATTGCATGCATCAAAGTACTTCTTCAAGTCTTGATCGCAATATTCAAACACTAAAGTCAACCGCTTCTCGCTGTGTAGTACATCGTGAAGGCGAACAATATTCTTGTGTTTTAGTTCCTTTAACAGGCAGATTTCTCTTAATGCTGAGCTTGGTACACCCTAATGATAAAAcacagtaaagctctgtctacactcaaacttggaaacaaaatttgatgtgcctataatacacacaaatatggtagtggtatgacatcatcatgtccatataatatggacatgatgatgtcataccactaccatatttgggtgtaTCActgcactaccatatttgtcaaactagtttgatagtgtagacagacctttatgtgacaaaaaaatgtgatgtgcccatatatggacatgatgatgtcataccactaccatatttggctatATTTGGACACGCCACACTTTTTtggtaaaactagtttgatagttaaGACAaagctttatttattatttttttaattggcaCCGTTGACCACTTGGTCTAATGTAAAGATTTCTATCTTGTCTTAGGCACTACGCTGTGCTGATATAGACACCAGAATGGTCAAGTACCAATAGTCTATACACAAAATGTTAGTTACATGCATGGACCACACCGATAGGCTTTTACAAGCACAGATGAATCTACCGATTGCAGTTTCCCCATCTCAATAATAGCCGGCCGGCCATACAGTACATAcctcatcatcgtcatcaagACGTACTCTCTTTAGAGCTACGATTTCCTGCGTATCTTTGTTCTTTGCTTTAAATACTGTTCCATAAGTAcctattcaaatcaaatcaaataatattagtataagtttgggcgctagttccgtttcgcacctgtcatttatttcgactcaaaatgtgttaagaaactttatcgtgagtaccacaccttagaattaggcctcaaaaatacttttacgaaggagatcacacaaaaagtaaaaaataaatgctttaaagtgatgaatttacagacgtgtttctcgcacatcggttccatacgccatgttcaatgttgtagtttttatggagcgccaaaagagcaatcataatagagggctaaaaactcaatataatgcgtatatttaatgcatttattggtgaaaattacgttcaattttaatatattttgtcaatgtcaatgcaaaaaaaaatgttactgttgatactgtacatggttttcgCAGTTTTCGTTAACTTTTaagaatgaaaatcgacaaattcatcatcatattacatgtactgtagtttttatttatacctcaatgatctaaataatattcctcttagtcttattaggcctaggcctaggctaggtagtgaTTACTCCATGGTAGTGATGCTGATTTAGGCCTAGggttttgttgcattgacattgacaaaatacagtatagtaaaattgaacgtaattttcaccaataaatgcattaaatatacgcattatattgagtttttagccctctattatgattgctcctttggcgctccatagaaacaacaacattgaacatggcgtaTGCGAAATTGAtgaaccgatgtgcgagaaacacgtctgtaaattcatcaatttaaagcatttattttttactttttgtgtgatctccttcgtaaaagtatttttgaggcctaattctaaggtgtggtactcacgataaagtttcttaacacattttgagtcgaaataaatgacaggtgcgaaacggaactagcgcctaAGTTTGCACACTTTCACAACAAAGAAACAGAATTTTGgtcaaaaaaattgtaaattaaaaaaaattaatttcggttagaaaattgttttaaaaaaatgttaagtaTTAATATCTAGGCCTAAGCCTTATGTATGTTTGGAAGCATACACAATTCCCATTTTAAAAAatctctaggcctagcttataTATGGTGTGGTTTGTTTTCCGTCCTGGTCGCGGACCGCTTTAATTGATCGCTGTCGCTGACCCTGCCTTTGTTAGGCCTAGAGTTTAGATttacttatataggcctaccgatAGGATTTATTCATTCGTGAATGATCGGTAAGTAAGCTCATTTTCAAACTTAACTTAATAGATATTCAATTTATACATACCTTCCCCAATTTTCTCaagtttttcatatttttgcattttaatataccgtcaaaaacaacaaaacaaaatgttatacaataataattaaatttgaatCCAGCCGTTAGGAAAACAAATACACCGCGTTTTATTGCATCATCCACCACACACGGCCTGGAAATGCTAGACCAATCGTGTACCTATTGACAAtaaatttttcatttaaataaataatttctattCTGTTGTCTACTTAAAATTATAAACCAGAATATAATAACACGTTATGAaccaaatatatttattattattatagatttattgaattTACATACAgaatttaaaaatctattttggaGATTATTTCTCTCACAATTTTGAAGCAGACGACGTATAGTTCCTAACACCGACATGGCAAAGTGTTATTGGTCTAAAGTATTTTGGACAATATATCTATCCGCATAaactttttcaatttcaaattgcaaaCTTATTAGTATAATCTATCCACCGATTACAGttgattatgtattatataagtATTTTGCAACAATTGATGGTACAATAGAAATAAACTTTGAAAGGAAATCACCATTTCTATAACTACTTTATGACAGGTTTGAAGACAAACTAAATGATTGAGTGAGTGGGTTTCACACACTGACAATAACACTGTCGTGTCACTAATTTGAAGGAGGCCCACGGAACCGGTGTGAGGTAGAAACGTGAGGATGTTTTCGGCTAAGTTCCTAACTTTTCTTATCTTTGGCTTGCTAATATTTGGTAGGCAACTCTGTAAAGCTGACGAGGATGCAGCTACGGATGCTCCAGGTATTTATAGCTGTTATAATTTCAGTAGCTTAGCTAgctctaggtaggcctagacatGCATCTCCCCTGCTGCATAGCATAGACCATAGgctaataggcctacatcatgaTCATGATACACAGACTGAGGATGGTATATGAAGATAGGCATGGGCTATATAGGTAGGACGGGTAGGCTTTGCTTAGATTCATTCATCTTTCACCGAGCACTGCCTGTATAAAATGCACCGACCTACATAAACAACAATACAAGAGGAG contains:
- the LOC140056520 gene encoding cyclin-dependent-like kinase 5, with protein sequence MQKYEKLEKIGEGTYGTVFKAKNKDTQEIVALKRVRLDDDDEGVPSSALREICLLKELKHKNIVRLHDVLHSEKRLTLVFEYCDQDLKKYFDACNGEIDQDVVKAFMYQLLRGLAFCHSNNVLHRDLKPQNLLINTNGDLKLADFGLARAFGIPVRCYSAEVVTLWYRPPDVLFGAKVYTTSIDMWSAGCIFAEMGNAGRPLFPGNDVEDQLKRIFKLLGTPTEETWPGVSKHPDYKPFPIYPMSMSLSSIVPNISSKGRDLLQHLLICNPSLRMSAEDGLQHSYFADVSPAIKA